Genomic DNA from Selenomonas sp. oral taxon 126:
GGCTCCGCGAACGTCACTGACGAGATGGCATTCAACGCCGTTTCCAAGGCGATCAAGGATGCCGTGAACGGCAAAGAGGGCATCTTTACGAAGATGGGTGTCAACACCAAGGGAAAGAAGAGGTAAGGGATATACGAATGGACGCTCGGCGTCCGTCTCCGTTTTCTGTTGACTCAATGTAAAGGAGCGACGATAATGAAGAACCTGAAGAAAAAAGCACTTGCCGGAGCTATTGCAGGCGTATTTGCATTCGGTGCAGGCTTCTATATGGCACCGGACGCCACGCTGCCCACGCTCACTATGATGCAGGCCGCAGAGGCCGCCCCTCAGTGGGAGCAGGGCACAATCACAGCCGAGGGCTTCGGCACGCCGCCGATGGGAACCTACGGCTCGAAGGCAAGCATCATGGCGCGTCGTGCGGCCATTGTTGACGCACAGCGCAACCTCGCTGAGCAGGTGAGTGGTGTGCAGGTCGATGCTGAGACCACCGTCCAGAATTTCGTCATCAGCAGCGACATCGTCAAGACCAAGGTCAGCGCACTCATCAAGGGCGCGGTCATCGTCGAGGAGCAGCAGATGCCGGACGGCAGCTACCGCGTCGTCATGTCCATGCCAATGTACGGCATGCAGGGACTTTCATCCGCGATCATGCCCGCAATCCGTGACAACACGCCGCCCGCTCCGCCCCCGCCGGTCATCTCTGCCACCATTACGGCTGAGATTACGACACACGTTCAGACGCGCGGCGGCTACACGGGCGTCATCGTGGATGCGAGCGGCTTGGGACTCAAGCCCAGCTTCTCCCCCGTCATCTATGACACGAACGGACGCGCCATCTACGGCGTCAGCAACATCAACTACGATCAGGCGATCTCGCAGGGCATGGTCGGCTACTCGACCAGCGTCTCCTCCGCCCAGACCCTCCCGCGCGCCGGCGGCAGCCCGCTCGTCATAAGGGCGGTGCAGGTGCGTGGCGGCAATAACTCCACGAACCCCGTCAACGTCGTCGTCAGCGTCGACGATGGCGACCGCATCCTCGCGGCAAACGCACAGAGCTCGATGCTCATGAACGGCAACGTCGTCTTTGTCCGCTGAGACATTTGCACCGATATACACAAAAACCCGAGGTCGACTCCTCGGGTTTTTTGATGGGATATAACAGCCAGCATATGCGTAGCTGCGAATAATATATTGATAATCAGCCATCGTCGTGCTATGCTACCCCTGTTCCGCTATGGATTACAGATCCTTCCGCAAAATATCCAAATACCCCTCATACGAATAAATCCGTGTTTTCCCGACCTGTTCACGCTGCTCCAATATCCCCTTCTCCATCAGAACGCCAACAGCACGCGCTGCGGCGTTGTAGGAGACACCAAGCACCTCGGCGGTCTTTTTCACCTCGATGATCGGATGTGCCTCAATGTAGGAGAAGAGCTTGATAAGCGTGGTCAGCTGTTTTTTGTTTGTATTCTCCTTTAACTTTACAATGTTTTTTCCGCGCAATGCATAAAGTTGGTCAATAATATCAATGGCATCTGCCGCCGACTCCGCAACGGCACG
This window encodes:
- a CDS encoding LPP20 family lipoprotein translates to MKNLKKKALAGAIAGVFAFGAGFYMAPDATLPTLTMMQAAEAAPQWEQGTITAEGFGTPPMGTYGSKASIMARRAAIVDAQRNLAEQVSGVQVDAETTVQNFVISSDIVKTKVSALIKGAVIVEEQQMPDGSYRVVMSMPMYGMQGLSSAIMPAIRDNTPPAPPPPVISATITAEITTHVQTRGGYTGVIVDASGLGLKPSFSPVIYDTNGRAIYGVSNINYDQAISQGMVGYSTSVSSAQTLPRAGGSPLVIRAVQVRGGNNSTNPVNVVVSVDDGDRILAANAQSSMLMNGNVVFVR